The Bacillus sp. Y1 genome has a window encoding:
- a CDS encoding quaternary amine ABC transporter ATP-binding protein, which yields MNKIHVKYLTKVFGSNPKEGVKRLQQGQTKEQILRETGMTVGVNNASFEVKPGEFFVLMGLSGSGKSTLIRLINRLIEPTDGEVLIDGQDITKMNKNDLMQTRRKKLSMVFQKFALFPHRNVLENVAYGLEVQGVEKGVREEKALKAIEDVGLKGYENSYPDQLSGGMQQRVGLARALANDSDILLMDEAFSALDPIIRKEMQDELLQLQSKLGKTILFITHDLDEALKLGDRIAIMKNGEIVQIGTAEEILENPANEYVYNFVEDVDRSKVLMASNIMKKPDVITTWKDGPRVAMKKMEDAGLSSIFVVDKDKNLKGILTIDAAIKAYKENKWVEDVLESDFHTTAPTTPLSELIGLAAESKYPIAVVEENKLVGIIVRVSILSGLVLGKEQSEGMKE from the coding sequence ATGAATAAAATTCATGTGAAATATCTCACAAAGGTGTTTGGCTCAAATCCAAAAGAAGGAGTTAAGCGCTTACAACAAGGGCAGACCAAGGAACAAATATTAAGAGAAACAGGCATGACCGTAGGTGTCAACAATGCTTCCTTTGAAGTGAAGCCAGGGGAATTCTTCGTTCTTATGGGACTTTCAGGGAGTGGGAAGTCGACATTGATTCGCTTAATCAATCGTTTGATTGAACCGACCGATGGTGAAGTTCTCATTGATGGTCAAGACATTACAAAAATGAATAAAAACGACTTGATGCAAACAAGGAGAAAAAAACTATCAATGGTGTTTCAAAAGTTTGCTTTGTTTCCACATCGCAATGTACTTGAAAATGTCGCTTACGGACTGGAAGTACAAGGAGTCGAGAAAGGCGTTAGAGAGGAAAAGGCACTAAAGGCAATTGAAGATGTTGGGTTAAAAGGGTACGAGAATAGCTATCCGGATCAACTGAGTGGTGGAATGCAGCAAAGAGTGGGGCTTGCGAGAGCTCTTGCGAATGATTCCGATATCCTTCTCATGGACGAAGCGTTCAGTGCATTAGATCCAATTATTCGTAAAGAGATGCAGGATGAGCTTCTTCAGCTTCAGAGCAAGCTTGGAAAAACCATTCTCTTTATCACACATGATCTTGATGAAGCGCTGAAACTTGGCGACAGAATTGCGATTATGAAAAATGGAGAAATCGTTCAAATTGGAACCGCTGAAGAAATTCTTGAGAATCCAGCCAATGAATATGTGTACAACTTTGTTGAGGACGTGGATCGCTCGAAGGTACTCATGGCTTCTAATATTATGAAAAAGCCTGACGTAATCACAACTTGGAAGGATGGCCCAAGAGTAGCAATGAAGAAGATGGAGGATGCAGGCCTCTCAAGTATTTTCGTCGTAGATAAGGATAAAAACTTAAAAGGAATTTTAACGATCGATGCTGCCATCAAAGCCTATAAGGAAAATAAATGGGTTGAGGATGTGCTAGAGTCAGATTTTCATACGACTGCACCTACTACTCCGTTAAGTGAGCTAATTGGTTTAGCAGCAGAATCAAAATATCCTATCGCTGTTGTTGAGGAAAACAAGCTAGTAGGAATTATCGTAAGAGTTTCGATTCTTTCGGGACTCGTGTTAGGGAAAGAGCAAAGCGAGGGGATGAAAGAATGA
- a CDS encoding LytR/AlgR family response regulator transcription factor yields MDPFIKVMVVDDEPYSREELKHLLQSFSTIQVVGEAESGEAALMKVLQLQPDVIFLDVEMPRMNGMELAKALKEFKKPPYIVFATAYPEFAAEAFRYDALDYLLKPFDEEQLHETIRRLEKKLAPIKEQSKTSGKLAIEADGEILFIDPKEVYYIVRDEKSTKLVTEDHELITKLPLKEFESRLVPFGFFRIHKSFLVNLTYVKRLTPWFNGAYQLELEGKKELLSVSRNYVKALRARLEI; encoded by the coding sequence ATGGATCCATTCATTAAAGTGATGGTGGTGGACGATGAACCGTACAGTCGCGAAGAATTAAAGCATCTGCTGCAGTCCTTTTCAACGATTCAAGTGGTTGGAGAAGCAGAGTCTGGTGAAGCGGCCCTTATGAAGGTATTACAGCTTCAGCCGGATGTCATCTTTTTAGACGTAGAAATGCCTCGAATGAACGGAATGGAATTAGCAAAGGCACTTAAAGAGTTTAAAAAACCTCCTTATATTGTGTTTGCTACTGCCTATCCTGAGTTTGCTGCGGAAGCCTTTCGATATGATGCCCTGGATTATTTGTTGAAGCCTTTTGATGAAGAGCAGCTACACGAAACCATCCGAAGATTAGAAAAAAAGCTTGCGCCGATAAAAGAGCAAAGCAAAACCTCCGGAAAGCTTGCGATTGAAGCAGACGGCGAGATTTTATTTATTGATCCAAAGGAAGTTTACTATATTGTGAGAGATGAAAAGAGTACGAAGCTTGTTACGGAGGATCATGAGCTCATTACGAAGCTCCCTCTTAAAGAATTCGAATCAAGGCTCGTTCCCTTTGGATTTTTCCGTATTCATAAAAGCTTTCTTGTGAATTTAACCTATGTTAAACGGCTAACTCCATGGTTTAACGGCGCTTACCAGTTAGAGCTTGAAGGAAAAAAGGAGCTTCTCTCTGTGAGTAGAAACTACGTGAAAGCACTAAGAGCAAGACTCGAAATCTAA
- a CDS encoding GbsR/MarR family transcriptional regulator, with protein MNEQDKLLKARDRFIDSMAKNMSLYGITHSVGRLYGLLYFSEKPMTLDEMKDELGMSKTSMSTAVRQLQELNMVEKVWKKGERKDLYQAADDWYESFSALFTTSWRTGISLNISTINKSLKELRSLLENPETSDEVKASAALDIEKYQYALDYYDWLNRFVDSLESKEIFNHIPKKE; from the coding sequence TTGAATGAACAAGACAAACTATTGAAGGCAAGAGATCGTTTTATTGATTCAATGGCTAAAAATATGAGTCTATATGGAATTACCCATTCGGTAGGAAGACTATATGGATTATTATATTTTAGTGAAAAGCCAATGACTCTTGATGAAATGAAAGACGAGCTTGGAATGAGCAAAACGAGTATGAGCACAGCTGTCAGACAGCTTCAAGAACTAAATATGGTAGAAAAAGTGTGGAAGAAAGGTGAAAGAAAAGATTTATACCAAGCCGCAGACGACTGGTACGAATCCTTCTCTGCCTTGTTTACCACAAGCTGGCGAACAGGCATCTCCCTTAACATCTCTACTATTAATAAATCACTGAAAGAGCTCCGTTCTCTTCTTGAAAATCCAGAAACAAGTGACGAAGTAAAGGCTTCTGCAGCGTTAGATATTGAAAAATATCAATATGCACTAGATTACTATGACTGGCTTAACCGTTTTGTTGACAGCCTCGAATCAAAGGAAATATTTAATCATATTCCAAAAAAGGAGTAG
- a CDS encoding sensor histidine kinase: MFELLLTMVERLGIIVTIAFVLTRFPFFRDMIYQEQLDRKQQYTAILFFGFFGIIGTYSGLTLSTESLHFSSWTAGLNQDEAIANSRVVGVVIAGLLGGYKVGIGAGIIAGLHRFTLGGFTGISCGLAAIIAGVLAGLFHRKNKHVRLQSAFFIGALAESVQMLIILLISHPFEKAWTLVEIIGVPMILANGIGSALFLLIIKSVINEEERTGAIQAQKTLRIAEKTLSHLRHGLSQDSAKAVCHILHNEIRTSAVSMTNTKEILAHVGLGYDHHQVGSPIQTQITQSAIQKGETIVADKNAIHCREKSCPLGAVVVAPLRQRGETIGTLKFYFRSEKEITPVIMELVSGLSSLLSNQLEIADVDRAYQLAKEAEIKALQAQISPHFLFNTLNTILSLIRLDPMKARKLLVSLSHFLRQNLSVTTQSLTTLEQELKHVKAYLAIEEARFANKLSVTYDIDENTLLQNIPPLTLQPIVENAIKHGFKDKEKNCFIHISTKKEPTHILVTIEDNGEGIPPERMQQLLAQPISSEIGSGVALYNVNRRLSFVFGEKTTLQINSTLQQGTSIQFSIPIGEVNEDGSIH, translated from the coding sequence ATGTTTGAATTATTGCTCACGATGGTTGAACGGTTGGGGATTATTGTTACGATTGCGTTCGTGTTGACACGGTTTCCCTTTTTCCGGGACATGATTTATCAAGAACAACTGGATCGAAAACAGCAATATACGGCCATCCTATTTTTCGGCTTCTTTGGCATTATTGGAACTTATTCTGGATTAACATTAAGCACGGAAAGCTTACACTTTAGCTCGTGGACAGCGGGTTTGAACCAAGATGAAGCGATTGCGAACTCTCGTGTCGTAGGCGTAGTGATTGCCGGACTGCTTGGAGGTTATAAAGTAGGAATTGGGGCAGGAATCATTGCTGGTCTACACCGGTTCACGCTCGGGGGCTTTACCGGCATCTCTTGTGGGCTAGCCGCCATCATCGCTGGAGTTCTCGCTGGTCTGTTTCATCGCAAAAATAAACATGTTCGATTACAATCCGCATTTTTTATCGGTGCCCTAGCAGAATCCGTTCAAATGCTCATTATATTACTGATTTCTCATCCGTTTGAAAAAGCTTGGACACTTGTAGAAATTATCGGTGTTCCTATGATTCTTGCAAACGGAATTGGAAGCGCACTCTTTTTACTAATTATCAAAAGTGTAATTAACGAAGAAGAGCGAACAGGTGCAATTCAAGCACAAAAAACACTTCGTATTGCTGAAAAAACGCTTAGCCATTTACGCCATGGACTGTCCCAGGATTCGGCAAAAGCAGTTTGTCATATTCTCCATAACGAAATCCGTACAAGTGCCGTCTCTATGACCAATACGAAGGAAATTCTTGCGCATGTGGGACTTGGTTATGACCACCATCAAGTCGGGAGCCCTATACAGACGCAAATTACTCAGTCGGCTATCCAGAAAGGCGAAACGATTGTTGCTGATAAAAATGCCATCCATTGCCGTGAAAAGAGTTGCCCTCTTGGTGCTGTAGTTGTTGCGCCATTACGACAAAGAGGAGAAACGATCGGAACGTTAAAATTTTACTTTCGTTCTGAAAAAGAAATTACTCCTGTAATTATGGAGCTTGTGTCAGGATTAAGTTCATTATTAAGTAACCAGCTCGAAATCGCTGATGTTGACCGTGCTTATCAGCTTGCAAAAGAAGCGGAAATTAAAGCGTTGCAGGCACAAATTAGTCCGCATTTTTTATTTAATACACTGAACACGATTCTGTCGCTCATTCGTCTAGACCCTATGAAGGCACGTAAGCTTCTCGTTTCACTGTCGCATTTTTTACGCCAAAACTTGTCCGTTACCACTCAAAGCTTAACTACGCTCGAGCAGGAACTGAAGCATGTGAAAGCTTACTTAGCCATTGAGGAGGCAAGATTCGCCAATAAATTATCGGTCACCTATGATATAGACGAAAACACACTGTTACAAAATATCCCTCCGCTTACGCTTCAACCCATTGTTGAAAATGCGATTAAGCATGGATTTAAAGATAAAGAAAAGAATTGTTTCATCCATATTTCTACTAAAAAAGAACCAACACATATCCTTGTCACCATCGAAGATAATGGCGAAGGAATTCCTCCTGAGAGAATGCAGCAATTATTAGCGCAACCCATTTCATCTGAAATAGGAAGCGGAGTCGCGCTATACAATGTAAATCGCCGCCTATCATTTGTATTTGGTGAAAAAACTACCCTTCAAATCAACAGCACATTACAACAAGGTACGAGCATACAGTTTTCGATACCAATTGGGGAGGTAAACGAAGATGGATCCATTCATTAA